From the genome of Adhaeribacter pallidiroseus:
TTCCAAAATTCTGAGCTCGCTTTTCGGGGGTACTAATATCGGCTATATAGGCAATAGCCGTAGTCATACTGGCCCCAGTTATGCCAGCGATTAAACGACCCACAAAAAGCCAGACCAGCGTGGGCGCAAAAGCGACAAATAAGTAATCCAGAGCAAAGCCAAATAAAGAAATAAGCAACACGGGTCGCCGGCCATAGCGGTCACTAAGATTACCGAGTACCGGCGAGAAAAGAAATTGCATAATCGAAAAAGCAAACATAAGCCAACCGCCATAACGCGAAGCGTCGCTTAAATTGCCATGAATAAGCTGGCTGATGAGCTTCGGGATGACCGGTATAATAATACCAAAGCCAATTACATCAATAAGAAGAGTTACGAAAATAAATCCTAAAGCTGCTTGTCGTTTACCGGCCATATATTTGATTATTATTCAAATGTAAAGGGTTGTTGCTAAGGATGGAATGTATTATCAGAAAAAATTTTGAAAGAGTGGATTGGTTCTGAAGATATCGCCATTTACTCTACCAGGAAGTGATTCAAATATGGGTAAGATCTTGTACTTGTAAAAGATTAGTACGGGCAACCAACTTTGTTTAAAACAGATAGACGATCCTATCCATAATTTGAGTAGGCAAATAGGGAAATTTTTGAAAAAGCAGGTATTTAGATGTTCCAGGCAAGTCCAAAATTAAAAAAGGAGCTATGAGGCTCCTTTTTAATTTTGGTAATGGCTAAATCTTATTAGAGGTAGTGGCCTGACCGGCAAGCTCAAAGTTAGTGGCTTGTTTAATGGTTTTTTCTTTACCGTCAGCATCCTCGTAAGTTCGTTCTTCTACTTCTACCGAGAGTGTTTTTCCTTGCAGCTCTTTGGTGTCCAGTTCAGATTTGTCAATTCCGGCCGCTCTTAAGAAACCAGCTAGAATGGGTTGACCTGGTTCGCTTAAATAGAAGCGTTGATTGACAAAACCTTCTTCGTTCTCTAAACGGCAATTTATAAAAGGAACATTCTTATTTTCGCTGGTACCTTCTTCTACTTCTGTAATCGTTACTACATGACGACCATCCGGTAAGAAAGGTTTTTCATTTACTTTTACTTTCATAGCTATTCGTTTTACTAAAATTATACGAATTCCGGAAAGTTAAAGTTGCTTATTTTGCTATAATAATTGGCATAGGTAAAAAATTTAGTATTGCCTTGATTCTTAGTACTAGCATTTGATCTTCAGGCAGTGCCTGCATCGTGTATTTTTAAAATTTTACCAAAACAAAAAGCACCTGAAATGCTGGATTCCAGGTGCTTTGTTTGGACTAAACTCATTACGTGGTTGTAACAAGTTTTACAGGAATTAAATTATTGAATGAGCAATTTAGCGCTTACTTTTTTAGTATTACTTACGGCTACCACAATATACTCACCGCCCGCTAGTTTATTAGCAAATACCAGATTGATTTTAGTAGTGCCATTTGTATCAACAGTAACGGCTTGTGCCTGAATAACTCTACCTTGTAAATCCCGCAAAGTTAAACTTACCGCTTCTTTAGAGTTAAAGCCATCTAAATCAATGGTAACCTTATCGCCCGGATTTGGATTTGGATATAAGTTTACCGAAGCTTTTTCACCGGTATTTAGTTTACTGCCAACCTCTATAGAAGAAGCATTATTTACCGTTACGGTAGCACCTGTGGTTACTTGCGGTATGATCTCGATAGCCGCTAATTCCGGTAGATTTACTTTACCGCTGGTAAAATCAAGGTTTAATACCCCATCGGTAACAGTTACCTGGAATGTTTCCCGAACGGCCTTCCGGGCTCCGCCTGCTTTCACGAAGATATCATAATTTGTTAATTTACGAACACCTTCAATATCAACGTTGAACATACGCTTACCGGATGCAGTAAAGTAAACTTCTGCAAAGTGTAAAACCACATTTACTGTTCCGTTTGGCACGGGTATGCTGTAGTTAAAATTAGTAGCAGAACGATAATCCTGGTACATGGCATCATCGGTTGTATTTGTAATGTCTAAAGTGCTAGGCGTTCCTACCCGATCCACGCCACCGTAGAAGGTATCCGCTACAAAAGTGCGGTTATCCGCTGTGGTAAATGCTGCGCCTCCCGCATTAATTCGAATTGCTTTGGCAGTTACAGCAGTGTCATTTACGGTTATGGAAATTTGCTCTTCATCGCTCAGAACGGGTGAACCGTTGTCTGTTACTTTTACCGTAAAGGTAAATGTACCTACCGTAGTCGGAGTCCAGTTCACTACACCGGTTGAGTCGTTAATAACCATATCACCGGGTGCATTAATTAAGGAATACACGTGCTTTTGGTTAACATCTGCATCGGTGGCGGAAGCTGTAAAGTTTACGGCTTGATTTACCGTGGTGGTTTTATTACCAATAACGGCCAAAACTGGAGCTACATTCGTTACAGGGCTTTGATCGATTACGGTGATAGTAATCAGCTCTTCATCAGATAAAGCGGGAGTGCCATTATCAGTGGCCACTACGGTAAAGGTGTAGGTTCCTGCTTGCGTTGGTGTCCAAGTAAACAAACCAGTAGAGGCCTTAATAATGGCATTTTCTGGAGCATTTACCAAAGAGTAAGCCTTAATCTGGTTAACATCTGCATCCGTAGCGCTAGCTGTAAAATTAAAGGCTTGGCCAACTGTAGCTGATTGATTACCGATCGTTGCTAATACCGGAGCTTTATTTACAGGGGTATTAGTTGCAGGTAATACTTCAATTGCAGAGACTTTAGGCAAATTAACTGATCCGCTGGTGAAGTTGATGTTTAAAATACCGTCCGTTACAGTTACCTGGAAGCTTTCCTGAATTGCTTTCATAGCTCCTCCAGCTTTAGCGAAGATGTCGTAGTTAGTTAATTTACGGCCGCCTTCTATGTCCACGTGGAACATTCTGCGGCCAGCACCGGCCGGACCACGACCCGGAGCACCAAACCAGATTTCCGCGAAATGAAGGATAACCTGTACATTGCCATTTGCCACGGGCACCGCGTAGTTAAAGCTAGCTGCCGAGCGCTCGGTGCGGTACAATTCATCGTCGGTAGTATTTAAAATTTCACCGTTAGCGATGGAGCCGGTTCTGTTTTCACCACCAAAGTAAGTATCAGCTACAAACTGTTGGTTACCACTTGCTAAATAGGAAGTACCTCCGGAATTAATGCGGATAGCTGTAACCTCTGGAGTACCACCACAATTTTGAGTACGGGTAACGGTAAATTCCTGTGTTTTGCTGCATCCTGAAGCATCAGCAATAGTAACCGTGTAGGTGCCTGGTACCAGGTTGGTAGCGGTAGTTCCGGTTTGAGCAGGAGCAGTGTTCCAGGTAATGGTATAGTTACCGGAACCTCCTGTAATATTACTGATAGTGGCCGAACCAGTGGTAGCCTCGCAAGTAACTACAGGTGCCATAACACTAAATACTAGGTTGTTTTCCTGCGTTGGAATAGTAAACGCTTTAAATGTTTCGCATCCACCCGTATTATTTTCTTTCGCGTAGAAAGTATAAGTACCAGCTGCTAAGTTATTAAATACCGGTGATGACTGATACGTGCCATTCATCCCCAATTTATATAACAAGTCAGTGGTAGAGGCATTGGAAGCACTTAACGTAATTGACCCGTTGGATGCATTGCAGTTTGCTCCGGTAACAGCATTTTGGTTTAAAACCAAAGTGCTTTGGCTACCAGAAACCGCAAATACTTCGAGACCGGCAAGCGCTACGCGGTTAGCAGTAGGGTTGAATTTTAAATTTAACTGACCATCCGTTAAGGTAACTTCAAAATCTTTTACCAAAGCGGCTTTATAACCTACTTCCCGGAAAATATCCAGATTAGATAAACGTGTTTCGCCCTCTACCGCAATACTAAATACCCGGCTCCCCATAGTGGTGTAAAAGTTTTCTACGAAGTGCAGCCGTACCATGTAATTGCCGTTTGCTAATGGAATCTGGTAACGGGTTTCGGCCAGATTGGTGCTAGCGGAAAGATATGTTTGATACAGAACATCGTCATCAGTGCCAGCAATCGGGGTTACGGCTGGTTTGTCTAACTGTACGGATCCTTGGCGGTAAGCTTTGTCCGCTTCCCATTGTTTACCGTTGATGGTAACAGCAGCATCCGCGCCACCTTTAATCCGTTTTATCGCCGTAATAGCAGCACAATCATTGTCACCGGTTCCATAAAGCGGGATACGCAATGGAGAGGTTGAGTTATTATAGTGTACCAGCAACGCTGCGTTTTTAATTCCTTGACTGGTAGGTTTGTAAGAAACATTCACCGAAGCAGTTGCCTGGGCCGTAATAGTGGATGTAGTTAATCCGGCTACCGTAAACTCAGACGCATTAGCACCTTTTATTTCTAAACTTTTAATCGTAATCGCAGGATCACTACCGTTCGCATACACTTTGCCTAAGTTATTCAAGGTAATGGCTCGGGTATTAGTGGTGCCTACGCGACCAGAACCAAAATCATGGGCCGATGGCGTTGCCGCAAGTTCGGAGAAATAAGCTGGCCCTTCGGCTGGTTTAATGTTGCTTACAAAGTAAACGTTGTCCTGGTAATCATAATTTGTTACGCCAGGGTTAGCAATGTAATCGTGCGCAATAATGTAGGCATTCGGAATGATATTGCCTTTCGGGTCAATTGCTTTGTAAACCCGGATTCCTATCCGGCCTTCTCCGTTACGGGTGCGATCGGTGTACGCTGAATTAGCTTTAAATCCAAAAGTAGTAGTAGGAGAGAAGGAAGCTTCTGCTTGTACTAAATCAGTGCTTGCTTTTAAAGGTAAAAGTGATTGGCCATCAAGCGCCCGGTGTCTCAGAATATTCGTTTGCGTGGTAGCACCTTGAGCAAACCACTGCAATGTTTCTACGGAAGCACAGCAGCCATGATAAGCGGCCATTTGAATGGCATAGGCAGGTTTAGAAGCATCTGCCCGAACAAAGTATTGCGAGAATATCTCATCCGAGTTCGCGATAATACTGGTGCCTTCATTGCCATCTGTTTTACCAATACCCACATTGGTTTTAAATCCAAAAGCATTCACGATTTCCTGCAAGTAAGGTTCATTGGCACCTTCACCTTTATTTTGCCATAAACCATGTAACACAATTTTCTTCTTCGGCTCCAGATCATCATTCGATATAATAGATAGCGTATCGTTTAAAATTTTGATCCGGCCAGTGGTGAATTTCGCGATAAACTGAACAGTGGCTTCAATGGAGCTGCCAGGAGCTATTGTAATAGGCAGTTTAGCAGCAGCATCATACGGCTGATTATTTACAGCGGCAATTTTCCAGGCGCTGGCATTAGAAAGATTTAAATTTTTAAGCGTAAGTACGCCCGTTCCGCGATTACTGATTTTTACAGTTACACTGTCGTGGTTTTGATTGTAAGGAGTAACCGCTGGAGTTGTCCGGTGCCACGGAGTTTGTATCAGCGAAAAAGTAAGCCGGTCATTAGCTGGAAACTTATCTAAATTTTCCACGATCATAGTAGCGTTACTTGGCTGAGTTGGACCTGTGGCAACTACTTCTAAGTTAATTTTAAAAGTAGCAGCTAAATAACCCTCTGCAGAAGCAGTAACGGTTGCAGAGTAAGTTCCGGGGCTTAAATTAGCATCCTGAACATTAAAAGATAAGGTTCCTAAGCTAGCAGCCGGGATAGTTAACCATGGGCTGCTGCCCTCTGATTGCGTAAGTGCCACCACTGGCGTGCCTGTGCTAGCCGATAAAGTAACGGTTTGCGCAGAAACAGGCGTGCCTAGAGTTAAATTAAAAGCTAACGATTCACTGGAGAAGGCAAGTTTTTTAGCTAGCACTTGGTTAGCTGGTTTCACATTGTATACCGCTACAACTACATCCTGGTAATCAAAGCCGGAAACATGTTCTTCCGTAGCAATAATGTAAGCATTCTCCACTAAGGTGCCGTCTGCATTTTTTAACGGATATACCCGAACGTGATGCGGTACAGCGCCAGTAAATGTGTTCAGAGCATCTTCGCTGTATAAATGCCGGTTCTCGAAGAAAGGCCAGCGCGAGTAGAAGCCAAACGTAGTAGCTCCTGGATCAAAGGACAGATTACTGGTCGTCTGTACATCTACCGTCTGATAATTGCTGTTAGCAACTGTAAATAATTCGTTTTTGGCATTAGCATCACCAGAAGTATACCAACCAAAAGCCGTAACAATACCGCCGGTGTGTTGCGGACCAAATACAGACAATGGTTTAATAGTTACTGGGGCATCTTCGGCCCGTACAAACTGCTGTACAGCCACTTCTTCGCCGAGTATAGGAGCTTTATAATTACTACTGTGAATAATGTTGGTGTTTTTATCATTATCGCCTACTACTATTTTAAAACCGTGTACATCCAGTACTGCTTGCAAAGATGGTTCATTAGTGCCAGAAAGTCCGGCTGTACCTAAACCTTTGAGGGTAACTTCTTTTGCTGCGTTGTTAGTGCTGGTTACAACTATTCTGGCAGCTTTAACGCCGGTGGTAGTTGGATTAAACGCCACGTTAAAAGTAAGGGCACTGTTTGGTGCTATAATTACCGGAGCGGCGGCTGTCGGGGCGGGTGCTCCGATCAACTGGAACTGAGTTTTATCTACACCATCCAGGATTATACCGGTTACCTGTAAACTGCTATTACCAGTATTAGCAACTGTTATGGTGTGGTTCTTACCCGCTGCACCATTAATAACATCATTGTCTATTACTTCTGTTGGGCTTATCGTAGTAATACCGGTTTGGGCCGAAACAGCAGTAGCTTTTAGTAAAGTAATCTGAGCAGTTTTGCCGGCGGTGTTGTTCCAGTTATACTCAATTACATACAAGTTACCGGTTTGCACATCTTCGGTCAAATCCAGAGGGTTCACAAAGCCACCTAAGCCAGTAATGCCATTGGTACCAGAACCTGTCTGGGAATTTACAATATCATAAATCTTGTCGTTGGCCGTAGCTGAATTAACCGAAGGATCTTTTACCATGGAGCCGGGCTCCAGTACAATTATATCACTGCCTCCACTGAAGCGGCAAACCAAAATTTTTCCTTTTAAGGCACCACCGAAATTATTGCTCTTGTATTCTATTACGCCGTTTGGTGACTTGTTCAGTTCAAAACTAAATGCTGCACCGCGGTAATTTGCATCCGGACTAATAGTAGAAGGGTATTTTGGATTATCTATATAACCGCGGTGGGCCACGTATTCTCCCCGCAGTGGATTAGGGTGGCCAAAAAAGCCTACTGGTTTTAGCGGATTAACACGGAATAACCAGTCTGGTTGTACTTGTACGCCACTAGTAGCGGGGATGGCAGGGCCATTATAAAAAGTACCATTTGGCCGGCGGGTACCAGGTACAGAAGCAGGCGAGTTACCTCCGGCTGCTGAGCCGTTAGTAGGAACGTACAACTGGCCGTTGGTATGCCAAAGCAAATCGTAGGCATTCCGTACGCCAGAAGCGTAGATAGTAAGCGGAGAATTGGTAGCGTACGGATTGTAAGTACCATCGGACATCCGGATATTATTAGCCGGTGCAGCGTTGATTACATTAAGGTTGGCGGTAGTTCTTACATCTAGTGGTAAAGTAATACCAGCTAGTTTCGTTAGGTCTAAGCGTAACACACTACCAGCTAATAAGCTTTCGTCGCGTTGCCAGGTGCCGTCATAATTTCCCATAGAGCTGTTGCTGCCTTGGCAGAAATACAAAGCCTTATCCGGTCCAAAAACAATGTTGTTTACTAAATGATCTTTTTGCGAGCGCGGTAATTTAGTAACCATTAGTTCTTCGCTGCCTAGATCCATACCAGAAAGTCGGGATAAATTTCCATCAAATTCTGGCGCATTAGTTAAACCTGCGCTGCAATGAGAAACCCAGGCAACTAAATTAGAGGCAGTAGCAGCAGGATCAAAGGCTAAACCAACTGCTGAACGGGCACCTCTTTTTTCTACCAACGAAGTAATTTCTACTGCGCCAGACAACATACCTGTTTCTCGGTTAACATTATATCGCTCAATTACACCGTCTAAACGAAGAGCATAGAATCTGCCATCCGGACCAAATGTTAAACTGGTATATTTCTTACCGGTAGTACCGGGTATGGTTTGTTTCGCAAATTCTATAGAATTCGAGCCAGTGGGAGCAGCAACACTACCCGTTGTAAATGTGGCCTGGTACGGCAGAAATGCGGCACCGCTATAGGATTTTACGGCATCTGTAATTACGAATTTATAAGTGGTGTTGGGTTCCAGAGCATAGGTTGGAGAAAAACTAATAGCGTCACCGCCACCAGTCCCTTGTATTACTCCCTGTATTTCAGAAGTAGTACTACCTGCTACCTTTAACACTTTTACCGAAGCAGCATTCAGGGTAGTATTATCTACTCCTCCTTTAAAACCAGAAACTTCTGGCACATACAAGTTATTAGCCGCAATGCTGGAAGTATTAACGCTTACATTGGTAGCGCCATTTGCTGGTGTAGAGGAGATAACATAGGGCTGATTGCTTCCGGAAGAAACTACGCTTATTTGTACCGTGGTGCTAGCGCTGCTGTAACCAGTGGCAGATGCCATGATTGTAGCGGTATAAGTGCCTTCTGGCAGGTTTTTAGCGGCGGTATAATCAAAAGTTACGTTAGGTTCGCTGTTATTATGGGTAGCATCAAAACTTAACCAATTAGAAGCACCTGCACTGTAAGTGGCACTTAAAGAAACCGGTAAGTTCTCCTGGTTACCGGAGTTATTCAGGTCTAAAGAAAAAGTTTTAGTAGTGGTGGTGCCTTTTTCTATTACTAAGTTATGAGAACTGGCTGACCACAGTAAATACGGTTTGGTATCAACCGGTAAGATATGAACCGAGTTTATTTTAGTATTGGTACCACCGTCAGCATTAATAGTAAGATAACCATCCGTAACGGTTACACGAACTTTATTCGATTTAAAACGGGTAGCACTGCCTGCGGCACCGCTAGGCACAAATCCGTTAATGGCATTTACCCCTTCTACATTTAAGGTATGAATTTCTGGTACTGCCGGCACAGTGGTACTGGGAGAAGCATCACCGGCACTAACAGTTACATCGTACTGGCCATTAGCTACTTTTAATTCCCAGTAACCTT
Proteins encoded in this window:
- a CDS encoding malectin domain-containing carbohydrate-binding protein, whose product is MKKGYSFIQNRTPNSTRYWLLLVLISSGLLLSWQSNALNLARQYTYGLATAIISNISTVVNSSPVIVSSPEAQNLTSGQAFSFNTGSFSDPDVGDALTYTATLSDGKALPAWLQFNAATQTFNGMAPSTTGISLIRITATDKSQASISASFSINVEKAASATACSPLSTLPCSEIGVALPYMLIFDSSEGGLADKNGAKVGFTMVDAPSARLTADGTPTYPAVPGYEPGKLTLDPAGTGKLTITTSPGIAFLRNGSTTTTTSATNSQLNALGVGVEASKQDFEIETTLLQPTAGTNKSEQAGLWFGLNEDNYVKIAAVSSTYGRNNFEFRREVNGLSSNTSAADKISTATPVTISKSIVKLKLVIKRGATATANGTVEGKYIIDGGAEVSLGTFELPASFIAGKQVSDKKLAFAGIYATHRLATTPVSYSFDDFSIKSLNNSATKTLAFLPNALDFTAVQGGTVTAKSTVLSANQDQPIVSFTPTTASWLKLPSAALGTITFGANNITSTMSPGLYEAKVVATAEGYEPAVLSINLTVSSPAVSQEVKVNFQDAYTVPPTGWVRDYGQPFGLKTGAYQDGNLEYGWRKRSDGTDLDLSVPGNGRNRNSSLTKPIDVLQATIMHMQADDIASSFNGTKTEGYWELKVANGQYDVTVSAGDASPSTTVPAVPEIHTLNVEGVNAINGFVPSGAAGSATRFKSNKVRVTVTDGYLTINADGGTNTKINSVHILPVDTKPYLLWSASSHNLVIEKGTTTTKTFSLDLNNSGNQENLPVSLSATYSAGASNWLSFDATHNNSEPNVTFDYTAAKNLPEGTYTATIMASATGYSSASTTVQISVVSSGSNQPYVISSTPANGATNVSVNTSSIAANNLYVPEVSGFKGGVDNTTLNAASVKVLKVAGSTTSEIQGVIQGTGGGDAISFSPTYALEPNTTYKFVITDAVKSYSGAAFLPYQATFTTGSVAAPTGSNSIEFAKQTIPGTTGKKYTSLTFGPDGRFYALRLDGVIERYNVNRETGMLSGAVEITSLVEKRGARSAVGLAFDPAATASNLVAWVSHCSAGLTNAPEFDGNLSRLSGMDLGSEELMVTKLPRSQKDHLVNNIVFGPDKALYFCQGSNSSMGNYDGTWQRDESLLAGSVLRLDLTKLAGITLPLDVRTTANLNVINAAPANNIRMSDGTYNPYATNSPLTIYASGVRNAYDLLWHTNGQLYVPTNGSAAGGNSPASVPGTRRPNGTFYNGPAIPATSGVQVQPDWLFRVNPLKPVGFFGHPNPLRGEYVAHRGYIDNPKYPSTISPDANYRGAAFSFELNKSPNGVIEYKSNNFGGALKGKILVCRFSGGSDIIVLEPGSMVKDPSVNSATANDKIYDIVNSQTGSGTNGITGLGGFVNPLDLTEDVQTGNLYVIEYNWNNTAGKTAQITLLKATAVSAQTGITTISPTEVIDNDVINGAAGKNHTITVANTGNSSLQVTGIILDGVDKTQFQLIGAPAPTAAAPVIIAPNSALTFNVAFNPTTTGVKAARIVVTSTNNAAKEVTLKGLGTAGLSGTNEPSLQAVLDVHGFKIVVGDNDKNTNIIHSSNYKAPILGEEVAVQQFVRAEDAPVTIKPLSVFGPQHTGGIVTAFGWYTSGDANAKNELFTVANSNYQTVDVQTTSNLSFDPGATTFGFYSRWPFFENRHLYSEDALNTFTGAVPHHVRVYPLKNADGTLVENAYIIATEEHVSGFDYQDVVVAVYNVKPANQVLAKKLAFSSESLAFNLTLGTPVSAQTVTLSASTGTPVVALTQSEGSSPWLTIPAASLGTLSFNVQDANLSPGTYSATVTASAEGYLAATFKINLEVVATGPTQPSNATMIVENLDKFPANDRLTFSLIQTPWHRTTPAVTPYNQNHDSVTVKISNRGTGVLTLKNLNLSNASAWKIAAVNNQPYDAAAKLPITIAPGSSIEATVQFIAKFTTGRIKILNDTLSIISNDDLEPKKKIVLHGLWQNKGEGANEPYLQEIVNAFGFKTNVGIGKTDGNEGTSIIANSDEIFSQYFVRADASKPAYAIQMAAYHGCCASVETLQWFAQGATTQTNILRHRALDGQSLLPLKASTDLVQAEASFSPTTTFGFKANSAYTDRTRNGEGRIGIRVYKAIDPKGNIIPNAYIIAHDYIANPGVTNYDYQDNVYFVSNIKPAEGPAYFSELAATPSAHDFGSGRVGTTNTRAITLNNLGKVYANGSDPAITIKSLEIKGANASEFTVAGLTTSTITAQATASVNVSYKPTSQGIKNAALLVHYNNSTSPLRIPLYGTGDNDCAAITAIKRIKGGADAAVTINGKQWEADKAYRQGSVQLDKPAVTPIAGTDDDVLYQTYLSASTNLAETRYQIPLANGNYMVRLHFVENFYTTMGSRVFSIAVEGETRLSNLDIFREVGYKAALVKDFEVTLTDGQLNLKFNPTANRVALAGLEVFAVSGSQSTLVLNQNAVTGANCNASNGSITLSASNASTTDLLYKLGMNGTYQSSPVFNNLAAGTYTFYAKENNTGGCETFKAFTIPTQENNLVFSVMAPVVTCEATTGSATISNITGGSGNYTITWNTAPAQTGTTATNLVPGTYTVTIADASGCSKTQEFTVTRTQNCGGTPEVTAIRINSGGTSYLASGNQQFVADTYFGGENRTGSIANGEILNTTDDELYRTERSAASFNYAVPVANGNVQVILHFAEIWFGAPGRGPAGAGRRMFHVDIEGGRKLTNYDIFAKAGGAMKAIQESFQVTVTDGILNINFTSGSVNLPKVSAIEVLPATNTPVNKAPVLATIGNQSATVGQAFNFTASATDADVNQIKAYSLVNAPENAIIKASTGLFTWTPTQAGTYTFTVVATDNGTPALSDEELITITVIDQSPVTNVAPVLAVIGNKTTTVNQAVNFTASATDADVNQKHVYSLINAPGDMVINDSTGVVNWTPTTVGTFTFTVKVTDNGSPVLSDEEQISITVNDTAVTAKAIRINAGGAAFTTADNRTFVADTFYGGVDRVGTPSTLDITNTTDDAMYQDYRSATNFNYSIPVPNGTVNVVLHFAEVYFTASGKRMFNVDIEGVRKLTNYDIFVKAGGARKAVRETFQVTVTDGVLNLDFTSGKVNLPELAAIEIIPQVTTGATVTVNNASSIEVGSKLNTGEKASVNLYPNPNPGDKVTIDLDGFNSKEAVSLTLRDLQGRVIQAQAVTVDTNGTTKINLVFANKLAGGEYIVVAVSNTKKVSAKLLIQ